The Pantoea eucalypti sequence AGAACTTAAGGCTATTCTTAAAAAAAATTTAACAGTTAAGAATCATTAAGATAGAGAAAGGTGTCAGATTATTATCAGATAATACTTAGGGTTATTTTTTGTGAGAAAGGATGTAAGCGAGGCGCCAGGCGGCTTCAGTGGCATAACAGAAACGTCAGGGTGGGTTTCAGGGGGAATTTTAAGGCCAGCCAGAACCGCAGGTATGGATGTTTTTTACTCAGCAAAAAAAAGCCACGCCCTTATCGAAGCGTGGCCCTTATGATTCAGGTTAACGTCAGGTGCGTAATCCGCGCCCGCGCTGTATCAGCGCATAGACCAGCCAGTAGAACACCAGAATAAAGGCCACCAGTACCGTGAGCGTAAACACCAGCGGCACATCGTTAATGCCCAGGAAGCCATAACGGAATCCGCTAATCATATAAACGATTGGATTCAGTTTAGAGACCGCCTGCCAGATTGGCGGGAGCAGACTCAGTGAATAGAATACGCCGCCCAGATAAGTCAGTGGCGTCAGCACAAAGGTCGGGATCAGGCTGATATCGTCAAAGGTGCGGGCAAACACGGCGTTCAGCAGGCCGGCCAGTGAAAACAGAATCGCGGTCAGCAGCAGCGTGATCGCGACCATCGACCAGGAGTGCACCTGAAACGGCACAAAGAACAGCGAGATCGCCGTCACCAGAATGCCCACGCAGACACCACGCGCTACGCCACCGCCAACATAACCGGCAATAATAATGTGGGTCGGCACCGGTGCAACCAACAGCTCTTCAATGTTGCGCTGGAACTTGGCGCTGAAGAACGACGACGCCACGTTGGCATAGGCGTTGGTGATCACCGCCATCATGATCAATCCCGGCACGATGAACTGCATATAGCTGAAGCCATGCATCTCACCGATACGCGAACCAATCAGGTTGCCGAAGATGATGAAATAGAGCGTCATGGTGATGACCGGCGGCACCAGCGTCTGGATCCAGATGCGGGCGAAACGGTTAACCTCTTTGGCCCAGATACTTTTCAGCGCCACCCAGTACAAATGTGTCATGCTTTTGCTCCTGTTTTTCCCTGCGTCGTCAGGCCAACGAACAGCTCTTCCAGACGGTTGGCTTTATTGCGCATACTCAGCACATGCACTCCCTGCGCGCTCAGCTGACTAAAGACGCTGTTGAGGCCCTGCTCACGCAGCACTTCCACTTCAAGCGTTGAGGTGTCAGTCAGCCGGTACTGAAACCCTTCCAGCGAGGGCAGCGGACTGCGCGGTGCCAGATCCAGGATAAAGGTTTCTGATTTGAGCTTGGACAGCAGCCCTTTCATCGAGGTGTTCTCCACCAGCTCACCGCTCTGGATAATGCCGATGTTGCGACACAGCATCTCCGCTTCTTCCAGATAATGGGTGGTGAGAATGATGGTGGTGCCTTTGGCATTAAGATCTTTCAGGAACACCCACATGGAGCGGCGCAGTTCGATATCCACGCCAGCGGTCGGCTCATCCAGAATCAGCA is a genomic window containing:
- a CDS encoding ABC transporter permease; amino-acid sequence: MTHLYWVALKSIWAKEVNRFARIWIQTLVPPVITMTLYFIIFGNLIGSRIGEMHGFSYMQFIVPGLIMMAVITNAYANVASSFFSAKFQRNIEELLVAPVPTHIIIAGYVGGGVARGVCVGILVTAISLFFVPFQVHSWSMVAITLLLTAILFSLAGLLNAVFARTFDDISLIPTFVLTPLTYLGGVFYSLSLLPPIWQAVSKLNPIVYMISGFRYGFLGINDVPLVFTLTVLVAFILVFYWLVYALIQRGRGLRT